ATCCCGCCATCTTTCCCAGGCAGACCATCTCCTTCTGTGCCGCATTCCAGTATGGGTCACGGGTATCGCCACGCTCCAGTTGCTCGAGACTGTATATATATTCTCGTTTATCATTCTGATGCTTCCTGAGCGACTGACGGCACCACGCCGGAAGCGCAGCAAAACTGTCGTACTCAGTATTGAAAGAGACGAAATTCATGCTCAGCTCGCGCCGGACGATCAGTTCTTCCAGAAATGCCTCCCGCCCCGGGCTTTTTCTCTGCCTGGAGACTTCCAGCGCAATATAGAGCGGAGAAATCTGCCCGAAATGGAGATAGGGACTTAAACCCGAGGTCGCCTCATTATTCGGGTCGTTCCGCATCGAATCATAATTTTTCAACCTTGTGCCAAGGAACCGCTCCAGCCGCTTTTTCGCCTGGTCGGTTCCTCCCTGATACTCCCGCACGCGTTTGACGGAGCGGTCGATTTGCAGCTGGCTCAGGGCTCTATTAACATCATCAATCTCAAATGATTCGAATTTTAAGCCCAAGGAATCTTTTCTTATATCGATTTTATTTAGCGGCGAGAGGTACTGATTCAGCAGCCTATGTATTCTGGGCCTGATTGTCGCCGCGGCATACTCCTCTTTTTGAGATACTTCATGCACCGGAATTACCACGTCGCATTCCACTTCTATCAAGGGAGAGTCTATCATTTCGGCTGCTATTTTGCGCCAGTACCGCTGAATCCTGGTATAGCCACAGTCAACCACAACCGCCGCCGCCTTTTGCGCCAGAGGCACAATTCCTGTCTCCGGCGAGCCGCGCTGAATGACCAATTTAGCCCCGCGCTGTTCCAGGATGCGCCTGGTATAGCGCAACCCCTCGAGCATGAAAGCATAATGACGCTCCTTCGCCGAAGGGTAGTTTTCAGTCAATCCGAAGTAAATTACCAGCGGAAGATTTTGCTCATTAGCCAGGTATCCGGCATACTCAAGCGCCTGATTGTATTCCGCCCGCTGCGATGCCTGCATCCAGTAAAGTACATATTCTCTCTTGCGAATGCTGTGCTCATTCAGGGCTTTTATCCGGGTAGTTTCCACCGGCGGCTGGGAAGACCTGGCTGTCATAGACGGGACGGGAGCGCCCCGAATTTTTTCTGCAGGTACTCGAAACGGAATCTGAAAATCTCATCCAGCTTTCTTCTGACCATAAGGGCGTTTAATATGCGGCTAAACGGGTCAAAACGAAGGGCGTATGAAACCATATCGGT
This genomic window from Candidatus Zixiibacteriota bacterium contains:
- a CDS encoding deoxyribodipyrimidine photo-lyase: MTARSSQPPVETTRIKALNEHSIRKREYVLYWMQASQRAEYNQALEYAGYLANEQNLPLVIYFGLTENYPSAKERHYAFMLEGLRYTRRILEQRGAKLVIQRGSPETGIVPLAQKAAAVVVDCGYTRIQRYWRKIAAEMIDSPLIEVECDVVIPVHEVSQKEEYAAATIRPRIHRLLNQYLSPLNKIDIRKDSLGLKFESFEIDDVNRALSQLQIDRSVKRVREYQGGTDQAKKRLERFLGTRLKNYDSMRNDPNNEATSGLSPYLHFGQISPLYIALEVSRQRKSPGREAFLEELIVRRELSMNFVSFNTEYDSFAALPAWCRQSLRKHQNDKREYIYSLEQLERGDTRDPYWNAAQKEMVCLGKMAG